A single window of Oceanidesulfovibrio indonesiensis DNA harbors:
- a CDS encoding PaaI family thioesterase, protein MAADSSGLIHGGFIFGLADYAAMLAVNHPNVVLGSAETRFLKPSRIGDVLVATADDTSPEARKRHVLVEVHCGEELVFTGSFTCFVPAQHVLDTA, encoded by the coding sequence ATGGCTGCGGACTCAAGCGGCTTGATCCATGGCGGGTTTATTTTCGGGCTGGCAGATTATGCAGCCATGCTCGCTGTGAATCACCCGAACGTCGTGCTCGGCTCGGCCGAGACGCGATTCCTGAAACCGTCGCGGATTGGCGATGTGCTGGTCGCCACTGCGGATGACACGAGTCCTGAAGCCAGGAAACGACATGTCCTGGTTGAAGTTCACTGCGGTGAGGAGCTTGTGTTTACGGGATCGTTCACATGCTTTGTTCCTGCACAGCATGTTCTCGATACTGCGTAG
- a CDS encoding dihydrolipoamide acetyltransferase family protein → MAQQVIMPKWGLTMKEGKIVRWLKGEGDPVKEGEPLFEVETDKITNSVEAPASGILFQIVVPEGEVAPVQAVLAIIAAEGEAPERVDSGTLSDAPEASTVAVGAPAAKEADQGDGTFVPAMPAARKLAEELGVDLATVEGTGPNGAITRRDVQSTADSGGGVNASPKAIAFARRKGVDLSQIAGTGEGGRITKADILRAMNPSQPEQAEPREAPVQDTIVPMEGVRKLVADNMHASLQSAAQLSVFVELDVTEMVRLRAALHERNKRDVEYRLSYNDIISYAVCRALKRHPIMNSTLQEDGIHLHKHVNLGIAVALPNGLIVPNVKQADTYSLEELKGHVRDVAGRARKGGLTMDEITGGTFTISNVSMLGVDGFTPILNPPETGILGIGRVVEKPAVKDGEICIRSMMTLSLTFNHMTTDGAPAMTFLRELGDMLENPALMTM, encoded by the coding sequence ATGGCCCAACAAGTGATCATGCCCAAATGGGGCTTGACCATGAAAGAAGGAAAGATCGTCCGCTGGCTGAAAGGAGAGGGCGATCCGGTGAAAGAGGGAGAGCCTTTATTTGAGGTGGAAACCGACAAAATAACCAACTCGGTTGAAGCGCCTGCCAGCGGAATTCTGTTCCAGATTGTCGTGCCCGAGGGAGAGGTCGCCCCGGTCCAGGCGGTTCTGGCCATTATCGCCGCTGAAGGAGAAGCACCGGAACGCGTCGATTCCGGGACTTTATCGGACGCGCCGGAAGCTTCCACGGTGGCCGTCGGAGCGCCTGCGGCTAAGGAGGCTGACCAGGGGGACGGGACATTCGTTCCGGCGATGCCTGCCGCAAGAAAGCTCGCCGAAGAGCTGGGCGTTGATCTCGCCACCGTAGAGGGCACCGGTCCCAACGGCGCCATCACCAGGCGGGACGTGCAAAGCACGGCGGACTCCGGCGGCGGCGTCAACGCCAGCCCCAAGGCCATTGCATTCGCCCGCAGGAAAGGTGTCGATCTCAGCCAGATCGCCGGCACTGGAGAAGGCGGCCGGATCACCAAGGCGGACATCCTGCGAGCCATGAACCCGTCCCAGCCTGAACAGGCGGAGCCGCGCGAGGCGCCCGTGCAGGACACCATCGTGCCCATGGAAGGTGTGCGCAAACTGGTTGCGGACAATATGCACGCCAGCCTGCAAAGCGCTGCCCAGCTTTCGGTCTTTGTCGAGCTGGATGTGACGGAGATGGTCCGTCTGCGCGCCGCGCTTCACGAGCGGAACAAGCGCGATGTCGAGTACCGTCTGTCCTACAACGACATCATTTCCTACGCTGTGTGCCGCGCACTCAAGCGCCATCCGATCATGAACTCCACGCTGCAGGAGGACGGCATCCACCTGCATAAGCACGTCAACCTCGGCATCGCCGTGGCCCTGCCCAATGGGCTGATCGTCCCGAACGTCAAGCAGGCCGACACCTATTCCCTTGAAGAATTGAAGGGCCACGTCCGTGATGTGGCCGGCCGCGCGCGCAAGGGTGGCCTGACAATGGACGAGATAACCGGCGGAACGTTCACCATAAGCAACGTCAGCATGCTGGGTGTCGATGGCTTCACACCGATCCTGAACCCTCCGGAGACCGGCATCCTGGGCATTGGCCGCGTGGTAGAAAAACCCGCTGTAAAGGATGGCGAGATCTGCATCCGGAGCATGATGACCCTTTCCCTGACCTTCAACCACATGACCACCGATGGCGCGCCGGCCATGACCTTCCTGCGCGAGCTCGGGGACATGCTGGAAAACCCGGCCCTCATGACCATGTAG
- a CDS encoding carboxymuconolactone decarboxylase family protein: MDAAEKAATTLAKMQERAGNVFPKYLEFTKEISQFSSIDHKTQELIHVACSMMSQCEMCISLHIQGAASNGATKEEIMQAAMLAISMGGSPKVMYMKYVFDELEDLFD, from the coding sequence ATGGATGCGGCGGAAAAAGCAGCAACAACGCTGGCGAAAATGCAGGAAAGAGCTGGCAACGTATTCCCCAAATATCTCGAGTTCACCAAGGAAATAAGCCAGTTCAGCTCGATCGACCACAAGACGCAGGAACTCATTCATGTGGCTTGCTCCATGATGTCCCAGTGCGAGATGTGCATCTCCCTGCATATCCAGGGCGCTGCCAGCAACGGCGCCACCAAGGAAGAAATCATGCAGGCGGCCATGCTGGCCATATCCATGGGTGGCTCGCCCAAGGTGATGTACATGAAGTACGTTTTTGACGAGCTTGAAGACCTGTTCGACTAA
- a CDS encoding lipoate--protein ligase, whose protein sequence is MRYITNQSTDPAYNLAAEEWLLTNTDTEVFMLWRNAPAVIVGRNQNTLAQIDETFVRERGIPVVRRLSGGGAVFHDLGNINFTFISLDGGRGDLDFLRFTTPIVDALGSMGLPCTFDGRNDLVINGRKISGNAQHIAQGRVLHHGTLLFSADITDITGALRVDPEKYKDKAVQSVRKRVTNIADHLPEPMDVVEFMDRLMAYVSNGCEQGRTTLSEEEERAIQGLADTRYRKWEWNYGHSPAYGFTRITRTPGGVVEAHLDVRSGVIRKIRLFGDYFGARDIAELETMLAGCRHDRDELACALESTPLEPFMRGVDLPTLIDCLF, encoded by the coding sequence ATGCGATACATAACCAACCAATCGACAGATCCCGCCTATAATCTCGCAGCCGAAGAATGGCTTTTGACCAACACCGACACGGAAGTGTTCATGCTGTGGCGCAATGCGCCTGCGGTTATCGTCGGCCGAAATCAAAACACATTGGCCCAGATCGACGAAACCTTTGTGCGCGAACGCGGCATTCCGGTAGTCAGGCGCCTGTCCGGCGGCGGCGCTGTATTTCACGACCTCGGAAACATCAACTTCACCTTCATCAGTCTCGACGGAGGGCGCGGCGACCTCGATTTCCTCCGGTTCACAACGCCGATCGTGGATGCATTGGGCAGCATGGGTTTGCCCTGCACGTTTGACGGGCGAAACGATCTGGTCATAAACGGCCGCAAAATTTCCGGAAATGCCCAGCACATCGCCCAGGGCCGAGTCCTGCACCACGGAACGTTGCTCTTTTCCGCCGATATCACCGACATAACAGGAGCACTGCGTGTCGATCCTGAAAAGTACAAAGACAAGGCGGTGCAAAGTGTTCGCAAACGCGTGACCAACATCGCCGACCACCTGCCCGAACCCATGGATGTCGTGGAGTTCATGGACCGCCTCATGGCATATGTCTCCAACGGTTGCGAGCAGGGCCGGACAACGCTTTCCGAGGAGGAAGAGCGCGCCATCCAAGGCTTGGCCGATACACGGTACAGGAAATGGGAATGGAATTATGGCCATTCGCCGGCCTACGGATTCACGCGCATCACCAGAACCCCCGGCGGCGTCGTGGAAGCTCACCTGGATGTCAGATCCGGGGTGATCCGCAAAATTCGTCTGTTCGGTGACTACTTCGGCGCCAGGGATATCGCGGAACTCGAAACCATGCTGGCCGGCTGCCGGCACGACAGGGACGAGCTGGCATGCGCGCTTGAGAGCACGCCACTGGAGCCGTTCATGCGAGGTGTCGATCTCCCAACCCTGATCGATTGTCTTTTCTGA
- a CDS encoding alpha-ketoacid dehydrogenase subunit beta, which translates to MAEKTYLQALNEALRLEMERDENVFIMGEDVGQFGGCFGVTQGLFDEFGEERVIDTPITESAILGAAAGAAASGLRPVAELMFVDFIGVSMDQLFNQAAKMRFMFGGKATVPMTLRMPQGAGIGAAAQHSQSLEAWFMHIPGLKVVIPSTPYDAKGLLISAIRDDNPVVFLEHKLLYGVSGEVPDESYTIEIGKGEIKREGADVTIVATSQMVYTALEAAEKLKAEGIEAEVVDPRCLQPLDKDLIIESVKKTNALVIAHEAVQFAGPGAEIAAIVADEAIEYLDAPIKRVGAPFCPVPFSPPLEQFYIPGVENIVSAVKSIR; encoded by the coding sequence ATGGCCGAGAAAACATATTTGCAGGCTCTCAACGAGGCGCTGCGTCTGGAAATGGAACGCGACGAGAACGTGTTTATCATGGGCGAAGACGTCGGACAGTTCGGCGGGTGCTTCGGCGTAACCCAGGGATTGTTCGACGAGTTCGGCGAAGAACGTGTAATTGATACGCCCATTACGGAGAGCGCCATTCTCGGCGCGGCTGCGGGCGCTGCCGCCAGCGGATTGCGTCCTGTTGCCGAACTGATGTTCGTGGACTTCATCGGCGTCTCCATGGACCAGTTGTTCAACCAGGCCGCCAAGATGCGCTTCATGTTCGGAGGCAAGGCCACAGTGCCCATGACGTTGCGCATGCCTCAGGGCGCGGGCATCGGCGCGGCGGCGCAGCATTCCCAGAGCCTGGAAGCCTGGTTCATGCATATCCCGGGGCTGAAGGTCGTTATCCCCTCCACCCCGTACGACGCCAAGGGCCTGCTCATCAGCGCCATACGCGACGACAACCCGGTGGTGTTCCTGGAGCACAAGCTGTTGTACGGCGTGTCAGGCGAGGTGCCGGACGAGAGCTACACCATCGAGATCGGCAAGGGCGAAATCAAACGGGAGGGCGCCGATGTGACCATCGTGGCGACCTCGCAGATGGTGTACACGGCTCTGGAAGCGGCCGAGAAACTCAAAGCCGAGGGCATCGAGGCGGAGGTTGTCGACCCGCGTTGCCTCCAGCCTCTGGACAAGGATCTGATCATCGAATCCGTCAAGAAAACCAATGCGCTCGTTATCGCCCACGAGGCCGTGCAGTTCGCAGGGCCGGGAGCCGAGATCGCTGCCATCGTCGCCGATGAGGCTATCGAGTACCTGGACGCCCCCATCAAGCGGGTAGGCGCCCCGTTCTGTCCGGTTCCTTTTTCACCGCCCCTGGAGCAGTTCTACATTCCCGGGGTGGAGAACATTGTCTCGGCGGTCAAAAGCATCCGCTAG
- a CDS encoding ABC transporter ATP-binding protein: MPLLELNDVNVSYGDVQVLFDVSLHVNEGEVVSIIGGNGAGKTTLLRAISGLLRLGSGSIAFEGAPLHTLTPEKVVERGVVQVPEGRKLFHLMTVLDNLIVGAYNKRADAVKDETLATVYELFPRLKERTAQLAMTLSGGEQQMVAIGRGMMACPKLLMLDEPSLGLAPILMQEIFSNVRAIADQGATVLLVEQDVKNSLALSDRAYVLEHGRVAMEGEASHLMNDPHVKTAYLGL; encoded by the coding sequence ATGCCGCTGCTTGAATTGAACGACGTCAACGTCTCCTACGGCGACGTCCAGGTGTTGTTCGATGTGTCCCTGCACGTGAACGAAGGCGAGGTCGTATCCATCATCGGCGGCAACGGCGCTGGGAAGACCACCTTGTTGCGCGCCATCTCCGGCCTGCTGCGGCTGGGGTCCGGCTCCATCGCCTTCGAGGGCGCGCCGCTCCATACGCTTACACCGGAAAAGGTTGTCGAGCGCGGCGTGGTGCAGGTTCCGGAAGGCCGGAAGCTCTTCCACCTGATGACGGTTCTCGATAACCTCATCGTCGGGGCGTACAACAAAAGGGCCGACGCGGTGAAAGACGAGACCCTCGCCACCGTGTACGAACTCTTTCCCAGACTCAAGGAGCGCACCGCCCAGCTCGCCATGACCCTGTCCGGCGGTGAACAGCAGATGGTGGCCATCGGCCGCGGCATGATGGCGTGCCCCAAGCTGCTCATGCTCGACGAGCCGTCCCTGGGCCTTGCCCCCATCCTCATGCAGGAGATTTTCAGCAACGTGCGGGCCATTGCCGACCAGGGAGCCACCGTGCTTCTGGTGGAGCAGGACGTGAAAAATTCTCTGGCGCTTTCCGACAGGGCCTACGTGCTGGAGCACGGCCGTGTCGCCATGGAAGGCGAAGCTTCGCACCTGATGAACGATCCGCATGTGAAGACCGCCTACCTGGGCCTCTAG
- a CDS encoding Lin0512 family protein → MPRKRFAIELGYAADMHGEDMTKAAVRAVRDAISRTCLCGIVEIWGRNQFQGVYVHADVAVPVPERVDTEELLAAIPIGEKSVSVIAGGMSVAGIEVPCFGPGTSNIIVACAALTVSVDTDAMEHSGGASRDGACGCAT, encoded by the coding sequence ATGCCGAGAAAACGATTCGCCATTGAACTCGGTTACGCCGCCGACATGCACGGAGAAGACATGACCAAGGCCGCGGTGCGTGCAGTCCGCGACGCGATATCGAGAACATGTCTGTGCGGGATTGTGGAGATATGGGGCAGGAACCAGTTCCAGGGCGTGTATGTGCATGCCGACGTTGCTGTTCCTGTACCGGAAAGAGTGGACACGGAGGAACTGCTTGCCGCCATTCCCATTGGCGAGAAGTCCGTGTCCGTGATCGCAGGCGGCATGAGCGTCGCCGGAATCGAAGTTCCCTGTTTTGGGCCGGGAACAAGCAACATCATTGTCGCTTGCGCCGCCCTGACTGTCTCAGTGGATACGGACGCCATGGAGCACAGTGGTGGCGCATCTCGGGACGGTGCTTGTGGGTGCGCCACATAG
- a CDS encoding thiamine pyrophosphate-dependent dehydrogenase E1 component subunit alpha: MALSKQTLVHMFETMNRIRMFEQKLQEFFAAGEIPGFVHLYLGEEAVATGACAALTDKDMITSTHRGHGHLLAKGGDLKLMMAEIFGRQTGYCKGKGGSMHIADLDLGILGANGIVGGGGPLAVGAALAAKYKKTDHVALCFFGDGASNQGTTQESLNMASAWKLPLVFVNENNGYGISCPQCKSMAVVDIADRAAAYDMPGVVVDGNDVLAVFEAVTEAVKRARKGEGPSLVECKTYRWRGHFEGDACTYRCVDELEEWMAKDPLPRFESKLLESKTLSEKEVESIKARIGQEVEEAVRYAQESPLPPTSALMDDVYA; the protein is encoded by the coding sequence ATGGCTCTCAGCAAACAGACATTGGTTCACATGTTCGAAACGATGAACAGGATTCGAATGTTCGAGCAAAAATTGCAGGAATTTTTCGCAGCAGGCGAAATTCCCGGATTCGTGCATTTGTATCTGGGCGAAGAAGCTGTCGCCACCGGGGCGTGCGCTGCTCTGACCGACAAGGATATGATCACCAGCACCCACCGCGGGCACGGACACCTTCTGGCCAAGGGCGGCGATCTCAAGCTGATGATGGCGGAAATTTTCGGCAGGCAGACCGGCTACTGCAAGGGCAAAGGCGGCTCCATGCATATTGCCGACCTCGACCTTGGCATTCTCGGCGCCAACGGCATCGTGGGGGGCGGCGGTCCCCTGGCCGTGGGCGCAGCTCTGGCTGCGAAGTACAAGAAGACCGACCACGTGGCCCTGTGCTTCTTCGGCGATGGCGCTTCCAACCAGGGCACCACGCAAGAGTCTCTGAACATGGCGAGCGCCTGGAAACTGCCGCTGGTCTTTGTGAACGAGAACAACGGATACGGCATCTCCTGCCCACAGTGTAAATCCATGGCCGTGGTGGACATTGCCGATCGCGCAGCCGCGTATGACATGCCCGGCGTCGTGGTGGACGGCAACGACGTGCTGGCCGTGTTCGAGGCGGTCACCGAAGCGGTGAAGCGTGCACGAAAGGGCGAAGGCCCCTCTCTCGTGGAGTGCAAAACCTACCGCTGGCGCGGACACTTCGAGGGCGACGCTTGCACCTATCGCTGTGTCGATGAACTGGAAGAATGGATGGCCAAAGATCCGCTCCCTCGTTTCGAAAGCAAGCTTCTGGAGAGCAAGACCCTCAGTGAGAAAGAAGTGGAAAGCATCAAGGCGCGGATAGGACAGGAGGTCGAAGAAGCCGTCAGATATGCGCAGGAAAGCCCCCTGCCTCCGACCTCTGCGCTGATGGACGACGTATACGCTTAG
- a CDS encoding NAD-dependent succinate-semialdehyde dehydrogenase — MSLTEKILSRTACLVGGEWIVADSGETIDVDNPATGETIGSAPRCGRDETARAIDAAAASFADWRARTAIERADVILRWRDLVMDRQEELAELMTLEQGKPLPEARGEIAYGASYLRWFAEEARRVYGEIVPPPVPGRTLLVTRQPVGVVGIITPWNFPMAMIARKVGPALAVGCPSVIKPASQTPFSALALAELALQAGVPPGVINVVTGDARAIGGELTENPVVRKISFTGSTDVGKILLRQCAGTVKKVSMELGGNAPFIVFEDADVDRAVAGAVASKYRNSGQTCVCTNRFYVQEGVYEEFVEKFSKAVAELKVGNGMKEGVNQGPLIDGKAVAHVESQIEDALDKGGRLVVGGKRHELGGNFFEPTVIADATRDMSFAREETFGPLAPVFRFKEEAEAVAQANDTDYGLAAYFYTRSIGRAFRVSEALEYGLVGVNEGLLSSCEAPFGGMKESGLGREGSCHGIDDYVELKYVCLGLGD, encoded by the coding sequence ATGTCGCTTACGGAGAAAATACTGTCGCGCACGGCCTGTCTGGTGGGCGGGGAGTGGATCGTGGCGGATTCCGGCGAAACCATTGACGTGGACAACCCGGCCACCGGAGAAACCATAGGCAGCGCGCCCAGATGCGGCAGGGATGAAACGGCCCGGGCCATTGACGCGGCGGCTGCGTCTTTTGCGGACTGGCGGGCCCGCACGGCCATTGAACGTGCTGACGTCATACTGCGCTGGCGCGATTTGGTCATGGATCGCCAGGAAGAACTTGCTGAGCTGATGACCCTGGAGCAGGGCAAGCCCCTGCCCGAAGCCCGCGGCGAGATAGCCTACGGCGCCAGCTACTTGCGCTGGTTCGCCGAAGAAGCCCGACGCGTCTACGGCGAGATCGTGCCGCCGCCGGTTCCCGGCAGAACTCTTCTAGTCACCAGGCAGCCCGTAGGCGTTGTGGGCATCATCACCCCCTGGAACTTTCCCATGGCCATGATCGCCCGCAAGGTGGGCCCGGCTCTGGCCGTGGGCTGTCCCTCGGTGATCAAACCGGCCAGCCAGACACCGTTCTCAGCGCTGGCTCTGGCCGAGCTGGCCCTGCAGGCTGGTGTGCCTCCAGGCGTGATAAACGTGGTGACAGGCGATGCCCGCGCCATCGGCGGCGAACTCACCGAGAATCCAGTCGTTCGTAAAATCAGCTTCACCGGCTCCACCGATGTGGGCAAGATCCTGCTCCGGCAGTGCGCCGGCACCGTGAAGAAGGTATCCATGGAGTTGGGCGGCAACGCGCCGTTCATCGTCTTCGAAGATGCTGATGTGGATCGGGCCGTGGCAGGCGCCGTGGCCAGCAAATACCGCAACAGCGGCCAGACCTGCGTATGCACCAACCGTTTCTATGTACAGGAGGGCGTGTACGAAGAATTTGTGGAGAAGTTCAGCAAAGCTGTGGCCGAACTGAAGGTGGGCAACGGCATGAAGGAGGGCGTCAATCAGGGGCCGCTCATCGACGGAAAGGCCGTGGCGCATGTGGAATCCCAGATCGAAGATGCGCTGGACAAGGGCGGCCGCTTGGTCGTGGGCGGCAAACGTCACGAACTGGGCGGCAATTTCTTCGAGCCCACGGTCATAGCGGATGCCACCAGGGACATGTCGTTTGCCAGGGAAGAGACCTTCGGCCCGCTCGCGCCGGTATTCCGCTTCAAGGAAGAAGCCGAGGCCGTGGCCCAGGCCAATGACACCGACTATGGTCTGGCCGCTTATTTCTACACCCGGAGCATCGGCCGAGCATTCCGGGTGTCCGAGGCCCTGGAATATGGCCTCGTGGGCGTCAACGAAGGACTGCTTTCCAGCTGCGAGGCGCCTTTCGGCGGCATGAAGGAAAGCGGTCTCGGCCGCGAAGGGTCCTGCCACGGCATCGACGATTACGTAGAGCTCAAGTATGTCTGTCTGGGGCTGGGTGACTGA
- a CDS encoding DUF6506 family protein — MSALLKAAFIFIAPGGDPLKHRGWVKTDEVELLTVAVSTYGQAESLARNLVEKDGIAAIELCGGFGNVGTARIAAAVDVPVGVVRFDAHPGLGNVSGDTLFG; from the coding sequence ATGAGCGCTCTATTGAAGGCCGCATTCATTTTCATCGCTCCAGGCGGTGATCCTTTGAAACACAGAGGCTGGGTGAAGACCGACGAGGTCGAGTTGCTGACCGTGGCCGTGAGCACCTATGGGCAGGCCGAGTCTCTGGCTCGGAATCTTGTGGAAAAGGACGGGATTGCGGCTATCGAGCTGTGCGGCGGTTTCGGCAATGTCGGAACGGCCCGCATCGCGGCGGCCGTCGATGTGCCCGTGGGCGTGGTCCGCTTCGATGCGCACCCCGGACTGGGAAATGTCAGCGGCGATACGCTTTTTGGCTGA
- a CDS encoding ABC transporter ATP-binding protein, translating into MSMLELRNLTMDFGGLRAVDNLCLTIEEGSILGLIGPNGAGKSTAFNCVAGVYRPTGGEIIFDGENVVGQKPWNLCKKGMARTFQIVKPFGTKSVLYNVMVGAFARTDSTEQARRDAEEVLEFLHMEDKKDARASALTIADRKRLEIARALATKPKLLLLDEVMAGLRPTEVDEMIAIIQQMRDSGVTVFVIEHIMRAIMALSDEIVVIHFGKKICSGDPQAVACDENVIKAYLGEDYAAA; encoded by the coding sequence ATGTCCATGCTCGAACTCAGGAATCTGACCATGGACTTCGGCGGTCTGCGCGCCGTGGATAATCTGTGCCTGACCATCGAGGAGGGCTCCATCCTGGGCCTTATCGGGCCCAACGGCGCCGGAAAGTCCACCGCCTTCAACTGCGTGGCCGGGGTATACAGGCCCACCGGGGGCGAGATCATCTTTGACGGTGAGAATGTCGTGGGACAGAAGCCCTGGAACCTCTGCAAAAAGGGAATGGCGCGCACGTTTCAGATCGTCAAACCATTCGGCACCAAGTCCGTGCTCTACAACGTGATGGTCGGCGCCTTCGCTCGTACGGACAGCACGGAGCAGGCCAGGCGCGACGCCGAGGAAGTGCTGGAGTTTCTGCACATGGAAGACAAGAAGGACGCACGCGCCAGCGCCCTGACCATTGCCGACCGAAAGCGGCTGGAGATCGCCCGCGCCCTGGCGACCAAGCCCAAGCTGCTTCTGCTGGACGAGGTCATGGCCGGGCTGCGGCCCACCGAGGTGGACGAGATGATCGCCATCATCCAGCAGATGCGCGACAGCGGCGTCACCGTCTTTGTCATCGAGCACATCATGCGCGCGATCATGGCGCTTTCCGATGAGATCGTGGTCATCCATTTCGGGAAGAAAATCTGTTCAGGCGATCCGCAAGCCGTGGCCTGCGACGAAAACGTGATCAAGGCGTACCTGGGAGAAGACTATGCCGCTGCTTGA